One Fibrobacter sp. UWH4 genomic region harbors:
- a CDS encoding metal ABC transporter ATP-binding protein, with amino-acid sequence MNSEDIQKKNLSQNSQREPWSESDRATELTAHTSLLKCRQLTLGYGSKDLVRDLDYDINAGDYLCIVGRNGSGKTTFLRGIAGLLKPKSGVIELCDSLSRNQIGYLPQMTIVQKDFPASVEEIVLSAFQGKHRLLPFYRKAHRDRAMECMALTRTESLAKSCFRELSGGQKQRVLLARALCAAERLLLLDEPVTGLDPESTETMYRIIEELHQKGMTVVMVTHDVDTALDDATRVLDFNKISTKEK; translated from the coding sequence ATGAATAGTGAAGATATACAGAAAAAAAATCTTAGCCAAAATTCTCAAAGGGAGCCCTGGAGCGAAAGCGATAGGGCGACCGAGCTCACTGCCCATACCTCGTTGCTCAAGTGTCGGCAACTGACTCTCGGATACGGGAGCAAGGACCTGGTACGCGATCTGGACTACGATATAAACGCAGGTGACTACCTGTGCATCGTGGGGCGCAACGGTTCCGGAAAGACGACTTTCTTGAGGGGTATCGCGGGGCTGTTGAAGCCGAAATCAGGAGTCATCGAACTTTGCGACAGCTTAAGCCGAAATCAAATCGGCTATCTGCCGCAAATGACGATCGTGCAGAAAGATTTCCCGGCCTCCGTCGAAGAAATCGTGCTGTCGGCATTCCAAGGAAAGCACCGCTTGCTGCCCTTCTACAGGAAGGCGCACCGGGATCGCGCCATGGAATGCATGGCGCTAACCCGTACCGAAAGCCTCGCAAAATCTTGCTTCCGTGAGCTTTCGGGGGGCCAAAAGCAGCGCGTGCTTTTAGCGAGGGCCCTGTGCGCCGCCGAGCGGCTGTTGCTTCTCGACGAACCGGTGACAGGCCTCGATCCGGAATCTACTGAAACGATGTACCGCATCATCGAGGAACTGCACCAGAAGGGAATGACCGTCGTCATGGTCACTCACGATGTAGACACTGCCCTCGACGATGCCACCCGCGTGCTGGACTTCAACAAAATTTCAACTAAAGAAAAATGA
- a CDS encoding metal ABC transporter substrate-binding protein has translation MKKFAAFAMFVLATALMFVACSAESNEKAPAQKKVSIVATIYPQYDWLKNVLGDRLDAVNLKLLIKKGTDLHSYKPSAQDIAAIASADMVVYVGGESDEWIEKALKATPKEGRVQVNLMEALGDRVKEEEVVEGMQAEEEHHHEHGDPSASSGTEDHHEHAEVHENHDHHEHAEEHEDGHHEHAEAHEDEHHHHEEAENDEHIWLSLKNAELLVMNLADALSKVDTAHATEYHMNAGLYIAKISALDAQYRAATDSAHFKTILFGDRFPFRYLVDDYGIKYFAAFVGCSAESEASFETVAFLAGKMDSLALPAIFTIDGSNGKIARAILDASKKSKETPVLTLNSMQSVTDAQMQSGTDYLSMMQSNLEVLKKAIK, from the coding sequence ATGAAGAAATTTGCAGCATTTGCAATGTTTGTTTTGGCGACGGCGCTGATGTTTGTCGCCTGCAGCGCGGAATCGAACGAAAAAGCCCCCGCACAAAAGAAAGTTTCTATTGTCGCGACTATCTATCCGCAGTATGACTGGCTGAAGAACGTCCTCGGAGACCGTCTGGACGCAGTGAACCTGAAATTGCTTATCAAGAAAGGCACCGACTTGCACAGCTACAAGCCCTCGGCACAGGATATCGCAGCGATCGCAAGCGCCGACATGGTGGTATACGTAGGCGGTGAATCGGATGAATGGATCGAGAAGGCACTGAAAGCAACGCCGAAGGAAGGCCGCGTGCAGGTGAACCTGATGGAAGCTTTAGGCGACCGCGTCAAGGAAGAAGAAGTCGTGGAAGGCATGCAGGCCGAAGAGGAACACCACCATGAACACGGCGACCCTTCGGCAAGCTCAGGGACCGAGGATCATCATGAACACGCTGAAGTTCACGAGAATCATGACCATCACGAACATGCAGAAGAACATGAAGACGGGCATCACGAGCATGCCGAGGCACACGAAGACGAGCACCATCACCACGAAGAAGCCGAGAACGACGAACACATTTGGCTCTCGCTGAAAAATGCAGAACTCCTGGTGATGAACCTTGCCGATGCCCTCTCGAAAGTAGACACGGCGCACGCTACGGAATACCACATGAATGCGGGCCTTTACATCGCAAAGATTAGCGCCCTGGACGCCCAGTACCGCGCAGCAACAGACAGTGCCCATTTCAAGACCATTTTGTTTGGCGACCGATTCCCGTTTCGCTATCTGGTGGATGATTACGGCATTAAGTATTTTGCCGCGTTTGTTGGCTGTTCCGCCGAAAGCGAAGCGAGCTTCGAGACGGTAGCCTTCTTGGCCGGCAAGATGGATTCGCTTGCGCTCCCCGCGATTTTCACGATTGACGGAAGCAACGGAAAAATTGCCCGTGCGATTCTCGACGCCAGCAAAAAATCGAAGGAAACGCCTGTGCTGACGCTGAATTCGATGCAGTCGGTGACGGATGCGCAGATGCAATCTGGCACAGACTATCTGAGCATGATGCAATCAAATTTGGAAGTTTTGAAGAAAGCAATTAAATAG
- a CDS encoding Fur family transcriptional regulator, whose product MEYKTQTRQKITDYMAENPDRIFKASEIAKSLPEVSLSTIYRNLSRMEKAGIVQIVGADDNNELRYRYTGPGQCEEKMHLVCKECGKFFHLEGPALKVLQLSVQRSGFELDQQQSVLLGRCSGCSRRRHG is encoded by the coding sequence ATGGAATACAAGACGCAAACAAGGCAAAAAATCACGGACTACATGGCCGAGAATCCCGACCGGATTTTCAAGGCGTCCGAAATTGCCAAAAGTTTGCCCGAAGTTTCACTGAGTACCATTTACAGGAACCTGTCCCGCATGGAAAAGGCGGGAATCGTGCAGATTGTCGGGGCCGATGACAACAACGAGTTGCGCTACCGCTACACGGGTCCAGGCCAGTGCGAAGAAAAGATGCACCTCGTGTGTAAGGAATGCGGCAAGTTCTTTCACCTAGAAGGCCCCGCCCTCAAGGTGTTGCAGCTTTCGGTGCAACGCAGCGGATTCGAACTGGACCAGCAACAGTCCGTGTTGCTTGGCCGCTGCTCCGGTTGTTCGCGGAGGCGTCATGGTTAA
- a CDS encoding DUF4423 domain-containing protein, which produces MVTFSDISDYRDFLKEYYDRRKAEMPFYSYRMMGDKLGLDSSYLYRVLQKKQHLPAHALPAAKEILNLSGREAEYFDLLFSAAVTKDKNKREELMAKALDLRDVDRHSLQAAELKLLENWWIPAVRAYLELNGGVVNVKQISRDICPPITEEQAKEAIDTLLEVGLVKKMASGKLALTDAHLTVGGPEKKQAVRHFQKEVLSLASNALDNIPVDERNISTLTLSVDQACFDDLGEMLREFRRLVQKRVDGAKNSDRVMQLSMAFYPIARKGGVRTVDSVEGDKRESK; this is translated from the coding sequence ATGGTTACGTTTTCTGACATATCGGATTACCGCGACTTCTTGAAGGAGTACTACGACCGCAGGAAGGCTGAGATGCCTTTCTACTCGTACCGTATGATGGGGGACAAGCTGGGGTTGGATTCCAGCTACCTTTACCGCGTGCTGCAGAAGAAGCAGCACCTCCCGGCTCATGCGCTCCCTGCCGCGAAAGAAATCCTGAATCTGTCCGGTCGCGAGGCCGAATACTTTGACCTGCTGTTCTCTGCCGCTGTAACCAAGGACAAGAACAAGCGCGAGGAACTGATGGCGAAGGCCCTCGATTTGAGGGACGTGGACCGCCACAGTCTGCAGGCAGCCGAACTCAAGCTGCTCGAAAACTGGTGGATTCCCGCCGTGCGCGCCTACCTGGAACTGAACGGTGGCGTGGTGAATGTCAAGCAGATTTCGCGCGATATCTGTCCCCCGATTACCGAGGAACAGGCAAAAGAAGCGATTGACACCTTGCTCGAAGTGGGCCTGGTGAAGAAAATGGCGTCGGGTAAACTGGCGCTGACGGATGCTCACTTGACTGTGGGTGGCCCCGAAAAGAAACAGGCCGTGCGTCATTTCCAGAAAGAAGTGCTTTCTTTGGCTAGTAATGCGCTTGACAATATTCCTGTGGACGAAAGAAATATTTCTACACTTACATTGTCCGTTGATCAGGCTTGCTTCGATGACTTGGGAGAAATGCTTAGGGAATTTAGGCGTCTGGTCCAGAAGAGGGTGGATGGTGCCAAGAATTCCGACCGGGTGATGCAGCTTTCGATGGCGTTCTATCCGATAGCGCGAAAGGGCGGTGTCCGTACCGTTGATTCTGTGGAGGGCGACAAAAGGGAGTCCAAATGA